The following coding sequences lie in one Wolbachia endosymbiont strain TRS of Brugia malayi genomic window:
- a CDS encoding NAD(P)H-dependent flavin oxidoreductase, whose protein sequence is MLSNLWKKGTDFLGSEFAIMGGAMSWVSERNLVSAISNAGGFGVIACGAMSSDLLEKEIIETQKLTNKPFGVNLITMHPNLSELIDVCIETKVSHIVLAGGLPVKPNIEKIKNVGIEVMCFAPSLSLAKRLVKMGVDALIIEGMEAGGHIGPVSTSVLSQEILPYFKDERVPVFVAGGIGRGEMIVNYLEMGASGCQIGTLFVCTNESIAHKNFKEVFIKSAARDAISSVQISADFPVIPVRAIANKASDDFMQYQKEIIDKYHKGQISKEDGQLEIEKFWAGALRGAVIEGDIETGSLMAGQSVGMVDKEKPVKEVIDILIQQASNYIESKSVKVGDLIISKASS, encoded by the coding sequence ATGTTGAGTAACCTCTGGAAAAAAGGAACAGATTTTCTTGGTAGTGAGTTTGCAATAATGGGTGGTGCTATGAGCTGGGTTTCAGAGAGAAATTTGGTTTCAGCAATCTCAAACGCTGGTGGCTTTGGTGTAATTGCATGTGGTGCGATGTCTTCAGACTTACTGGAAAAAGAAATTATAGAGACACAGAAGTTAACCAACAAGCCATTTGGTGTAAATCTAATTACTATGCACCCAAACTTGAGTGAGCTGATAGATGTATGTATTGAAACAAAAGTGAGCCATATAGTTCTTGCTGGCGGACTACCGGTAAAGCCTAATATAGAAAAAATCAAAAATGTGGGCATTGAAGTTATGTGTTTTGCACCATCATTGAGCCTTGCAAAGAGGTTAGTAAAAATGGGGGTAGATGCGTTGATAATAGAGGGAATGGAAGCAGGTGGGCACATAGGTCCAGTCAGCACTTCTGTTCTTTCGCAGGAGATATTACCTTATTTTAAAGATGAGCGAGTACCAGTGTTTGTTGCAGGTGGAATAGGAAGGGGAGAAATGATAGTAAATTACCTAGAGATGGGAGCAAGTGGCTGTCAAATAGGCACATTATTTGTTTGCACTAATGAATCGATTGCCCACAAGAATTTTAAGGAAGTATTTATTAAATCAGCTGCACGTGATGCAATATCTTCTGTACAGATAAGTGCTGATTTTCCTGTTATTCCAGTAAGAGCCATAGCCAATAAAGCAAGTGATGATTTTATGCAATACCAAAAAGAAATTATTGATAAATATCACAAGGGACAGATCTCAAAAGAAGATGGACAGCTTGAGATAGAGAAATTCTGGGCTGGAGCCTTAAGAGGAGCAGTGATTGAAGGAGATATCGAAACGGGATCTTTAATGGCTGGTCAAAGTGTCGGTATGGTTGATAAGGAAAAGCCTGTAAAAGAAGTGATAGATATTTTAATTCAACAGGCAAGCAATTATATTGAAAGTAAATCTGTAAAAGTAGGAGACCTGATTATTAGCAAGGCAAGTAGTTAA
- a CDS encoding cytochrome b has translation MGNSKYNLGLRIIHWLMAVFIVGMLCSGFYMKSLPVSNEIKFSIYTVHKACGINVIGLIILRMFFRIFACDPTFPASFSRFVINVSRTVHFILYSLMILMPLSGYVMSSASSIKIKYLFHVPLLINKDKDLANAANLLHSILAYFTVFFIILHILGALKHIFIDKQNILKRII, from the coding sequence ATGGGAAATAGTAAATATAACTTAGGGTTAAGGATTATTCATTGGTTAATGGCTGTTTTTATTGTTGGTATGCTTTGCTCTGGGTTTTACATGAAAAGCTTGCCGGTTAGTAATGAAATTAAATTCAGCATATACACTGTTCATAAGGCTTGTGGGATTAATGTTATTGGATTAATTATATTACGCATGTTTTTTCGTATTTTTGCTTGTGATCCAACATTTCCAGCAAGTTTTTCTCGATTTGTAATTAATGTAAGTAGGACAGTACACTTTATTTTGTATTCTTTAATGATATTGATGCCATTATCTGGTTATGTCATGTCTTCTGCCTCTAGCATAAAGATCAAGTATCTTTTTCATGTTCCTTTGTTGATTAATAAAGACAAAGATCTAGCGAATGCAGCTAATTTGCTACACTCGATACTTGCATACTTTACGGTGTTTTTTATAATCTTACATATACTTGGTGCTTTAAAGCACATATTTATAGATAAACAAAACATTCTTAAGCGCATTATATAG
- a CDS encoding DNA repair protein RadA, protein MIKTDTRNISVPTSIKALSDSETITSDHFLTGIEESDRVFGESIVQGASIFDW, encoded by the coding sequence GTGATAAAAACAGATACAAGAAATATATCTGTACCAACTTCAATAAAGGCGTTATCGGATAGTGAAACTATTACCTCGGACCATTTTTTAACAGGAATAGAAGAATCAGATAGAGTTTTTGGTGAGAGTATTGTTCAAGGTGCAAGCATTTTTGATTGGTAG
- the ftsY gene encoding signal recognition particle-docking protein FtsY — translation MSLFSNLYRGLLKTSSRFSDGVKSIFSAKKKLDQSLLDELEELLISMDIGHKTSKLIIDRLASIKFDKEVEHNIITQQLMSEIEAILNPVVQPLILDKNPHIIMVCGVNGNGKTTTIGKLAYKYKNMGKSVMLVACDTFRAAASEQLNIWAERSDCFIVTGEYGNDSASVAYRAVSQAIKGSVDVVLIDTAGRLQNNVNLMEELSKIYRTIKKLDGTAPHDVILVLDATTGQNAYSQLEAFSKMVSVTGLIITKLDGTAKGGVVIGLAETYRVKLHAIGIGESIEDLREFTSKEFAKALFGCD, via the coding sequence TTGAGTTTGTTTAGTAACCTTTATAGAGGCTTGTTAAAAACTTCTTCTCGCTTCAGTGATGGAGTGAAAAGTATTTTTTCTGCCAAAAAAAAGTTAGATCAATCGCTTTTGGATGAATTAGAGGAACTGCTCATTAGCATGGATATTGGTCATAAAACTTCCAAGTTGATTATTGATAGGCTCGCGAGCATCAAATTTGATAAAGAAGTTGAGCATAATATTATCACACAGCAGCTAATGAGCGAAATAGAAGCGATATTAAACCCTGTTGTGCAACCACTAATTTTAGACAAAAACCCACATATAATAATGGTATGCGGAGTAAATGGTAATGGTAAAACCACAACTATAGGTAAGCTTGCGTATAAATATAAGAATATGGGAAAATCCGTCATGCTCGTTGCGTGTGACACGTTTAGAGCTGCTGCTAGTGAACAGTTAAACATCTGGGCAGAACGTTCTGATTGCTTTATTGTTACTGGAGAGTATGGCAATGATTCTGCAAGTGTGGCATATAGAGCTGTAAGTCAAGCTATAAAAGGTAGCGTAGATGTTGTTCTGATTGATACAGCAGGCAGGCTACAAAATAATGTTAATCTTATGGAGGAGTTATCAAAGATATATAGAACGATAAAGAAATTGGATGGCACTGCTCCTCATGATGTTATTTTGGTTCTTGATGCGACTACCGGTCAAAATGCTTATAGCCAATTAGAGGCATTTAGTAAAATGGTTAGTGTTACAGGATTAATTATAACAAAACTAGATGGTACTGCTAAGGGAGGAGTAGTGATTGGGCTTGCAGAAACTTATAGAGTAAAGTTACACGCTATAGGAATTGGTGAGAGTATAGAGGACTTGAGGGAATTCACTAGTAAAGAATTTGCTAAAGCGCTATTTGGCTGTGATTAA
- the iscU gene encoding Fe-S cluster assembly scaffold IscU translates to MSYNEKILDHYENPRNVGSLDKNDPSVGTGLVGAPSCGDVMKLQIKVNDKGVIEDAKFKTFGCGSAIASSSLLTEMIKGKTIEDVTKIKNTQIVEELSLPPVKVHCSVLAEDAIKAAIHDYQSKHSKNES, encoded by the coding sequence ATGAGTTATAATGAGAAAATTTTGGACCATTATGAAAATCCAAGGAATGTTGGTTCTTTAGACAAAAATGATCCGAGTGTTGGCACTGGTTTAGTTGGTGCACCATCATGCGGTGATGTGATGAAATTGCAAATAAAGGTCAATGACAAAGGTGTTATTGAAGATGCGAAATTTAAAACTTTTGGTTGTGGTTCTGCTATTGCCTCAAGCTCTTTACTAACAGAAATGATCAAAGGCAAAACTATTGAAGATGTAACAAAGATAAAGAACACCCAAATAGTGGAAGAGTTATCTTTGCCCCCAGTGAAGGTACACTGCTCTGTACTTGCTGAAGACGCTATAAAAGCCGCTATTCATGATTATCAAAGTAAACATAGTAAAAATGAAAGCTAA
- a CDS encoding HesB/IscA family protein yields MSEYQGVNTVKKDRKPITITANAVERIRYLLDQKQYTNLERSEEAIGIRVLIKQKGCSGLKYDIEYAYDIHPLESVIEESCSDGQKVKVLIDPKSVMFILGSEMDYVEEKFSSGFVFKNPNEKGKCGCGESFHV; encoded by the coding sequence ATGAGTGAATATCAAGGAGTAAATACTGTAAAGAAAGATAGAAAACCTATCACCATAACTGCAAATGCAGTGGAGAGGATAAGATATTTATTGGATCAAAAACAGTATACTAACCTTGAGAGATCAGAAGAAGCAATAGGAATAAGAGTCTTAATTAAACAAAAAGGATGTTCTGGTTTAAAATACGATATTGAATATGCGTATGATATACACCCTTTAGAGTCAGTAATTGAAGAAAGCTGTAGTGATGGTCAAAAAGTTAAAGTGTTGATCGATCCAAAATCTGTCATGTTTATTCTCGGCTCTGAAATGGATTATGTAGAAGAAAAATTCTCATCTGGTTTTGTTTTCAAAAACCCTAATGAGAAAGGAAAATGTGGTTGTGGGGAGAGTTTTCATGTCTAG
- a CDS encoding iron-sulfur cluster co-chaperone HscB C-terminal domain-containing protein encodes MSSNYFALFKIEPAFNISLDELEKKYIELSKTDINERQSQNMENINKAYQVLKSPLKRAEHLLNLFGVRSQEDQHNFEILNESMEIREYLLDCNNLQLASGMIDEKIKDCIKNLTNNFAVKNFDEAAMQVLRLKYLYKSFEEIKNETNSNF; translated from the coding sequence ATGTCTAGCAATTATTTTGCATTGTTTAAAATTGAACCAGCTTTTAACATCAGCCTTGATGAGCTAGAGAAAAAATATATTGAGCTAAGCAAAACTGATATAAATGAAAGACAGTCCCAAAACATGGAAAATATCAACAAAGCTTATCAGGTGCTAAAGTCACCTCTAAAACGTGCGGAGCATTTGCTGAACCTTTTCGGTGTAAGAAGCCAAGAGGATCAACATAACTTTGAGATATTAAATGAATCAATGGAAATAAGAGAATACTTACTGGATTGCAACAATCTGCAACTTGCAAGTGGTATGATTGATGAAAAAATAAAAGATTGCATTAAAAATCTAACTAATAATTTTGCCGTAAAAAATTTTGATGAAGCGGCAATGCAAGTTTTGAGATTGAAATACTTATATAAGTCATTTGAAGAGATAAAAAATGAGACCAATTCAAATTTCTGA
- the hscA gene encoding Fe-S protein assembly chaperone HscA — MRPIQISEPNSNEVVFGIDLGTTNSLIAVVNKAGNVEIFTDEQGRELLPSVISYENNTLKTGYDVDQNAIYPIKRLMGKSVEDLNKEGINLEIDNESEKIIRVKCSEDKYLTPIEISAEILKALCERVKKSTGMEVRKAVITVPAYFDDSARNATKYAAKLAGIEVLRLINEPTAAALSYSIAKNNNSGIYAVYDLGGGTFDISILKLHQGVFQVLAVGGDTKLGGDDFDHLLSMIILDKYRKKVGKDLNSLKHLSTKSRSIKEHLSKNISSTFEFNINGELFKCKITKEEFEQTISSLVNKTINIVTHTISNIDLKIEDIEGVILVGGATRVPLVQSSLVKLFGNKVLNDVDPDKAVAIGAALQAHYLTSNSKDRNVLLDVLPLSLGIETMGGIVEKIIPRNTPLPVSETREFTTYIDGQTAIKIHVCQGEREIIEDNKSLAQFELKGIPQLPAGSARVEIEFIVNVDGILTVTAREKTTGIEQTVEINSSFGLSEADIQDMVNQSINNFDEDMKARSLAEAKINGNKLIHLVESNDNLSTDKNLKNLLQNTKNALQGNDLNEINNAITELESFSLELCESTNK; from the coding sequence ATGAGACCAATTCAAATTTCTGAACCAAATTCAAATGAAGTAGTTTTTGGTATAGACCTTGGTACTACCAACTCTTTAATTGCTGTGGTAAATAAAGCTGGCAACGTGGAGATATTTACAGATGAGCAGGGAAGAGAGCTACTGCCTTCTGTTATTTCATATGAAAATAACACATTAAAAACTGGCTATGATGTTGACCAAAACGCTATCTATCCCATAAAACGCCTGATGGGTAAAAGTGTTGAAGATTTAAATAAAGAAGGTATCAATCTCGAAATAGATAATGAAAGTGAGAAAATTATCAGGGTAAAATGCTCGGAGGATAAGTATCTCACTCCTATTGAGATTTCTGCTGAGATATTAAAAGCTTTGTGTGAAAGAGTAAAAAAGTCCACAGGAATGGAAGTAAGAAAAGCGGTGATTACTGTTCCAGCTTACTTTGATGATTCAGCACGTAATGCAACAAAATATGCAGCAAAATTAGCTGGCATAGAGGTTCTTCGCCTCATTAATGAGCCAACCGCAGCAGCACTTTCTTATTCTATTGCAAAGAACAATAACAGTGGAATATATGCAGTTTACGACCTTGGCGGTGGAACATTTGATATTTCGATATTGAAATTACACCAAGGAGTGTTTCAAGTTCTTGCGGTTGGTGGTGACACCAAACTTGGTGGTGATGACTTTGATCACCTTCTAAGTATGATTATATTGGATAAATACAGAAAGAAAGTAGGTAAAGATCTCAATTCTCTTAAGCATTTATCTACAAAATCACGATCTATAAAGGAGCACTTAAGCAAAAACATTTCTAGCACTTTTGAATTCAATATTAATGGTGAATTGTTTAAATGCAAAATTACAAAAGAAGAATTCGAACAGACAATCAGTTCCTTAGTTAATAAGACTATTAATATAGTCACTCATACTATAAGTAACATAGATCTTAAAATTGAAGATATAGAAGGAGTAATTTTAGTCGGTGGTGCAACTAGAGTACCACTAGTTCAAAGTTCACTAGTCAAACTTTTTGGCAATAAAGTTCTAAACGATGTAGATCCGGATAAAGCAGTTGCTATTGGAGCAGCTTTGCAGGCTCATTATTTAACTTCAAACTCAAAAGATAGAAATGTTCTTCTGGATGTTTTACCTTTATCACTTGGCATAGAAACTATGGGAGGAATAGTTGAAAAAATCATACCAAGAAATACACCACTACCAGTTTCAGAAACAAGAGAGTTTACAACCTACATTGATGGACAGACAGCAATAAAAATTCACGTTTGTCAGGGAGAACGTGAAATTATAGAGGATAACAAATCTCTAGCGCAGTTTGAATTAAAAGGTATACCGCAACTGCCTGCAGGTTCTGCAAGAGTTGAAATAGAATTTATAGTTAATGTTGACGGAATATTAACTGTTACTGCAAGAGAAAAAACTACTGGAATCGAGCAGACAGTTGAAATAAATTCAAGCTTTGGCTTAAGTGAAGCCGACATTCAAGACATGGTTAACCAGTCAATAAACAACTTTGATGAAGATATGAAAGCTCGTTCCCTTGCAGAAGCTAAAATTAATGGGAATAAGCTCATACATTTGGTTGAAAGCAATGATAATCTTTCCACTGATAAAAATCTGAAAAATCTGTTACAAAACACAAAAAACGCCTTACAAGGAAATGACTTGAATGAAATTAATAATGCTATCACTGAGCTGGAAAGCTTCTCTTTAGAGTTATGTGAATCAACAAATAAGTAG
- the lepB gene encoding signal peptidase I, whose amino-acid sequence MKEPRKNQVVRTGKFLSSLFFLLLTALSIRSFLFEPFHIPSGSMKSTLLEGDYIFTSKYSYGYSKYSFPFSPNIFNGRIFYTPPKRGDIIVFKPTRNDNIRFVKRVIGTPGDKVQMIEGELYLNDQKVERKQIESFFDYESSHSIPRYIEALPNGKEHEILIDNVSNKLSYGTPVYYVPNNQFFVMGDNRNNSLDSRFPEVGFIPMENIIGRVSIVGLSFKLGKVDWLPFNFRIPIALRLDRILHKVA is encoded by the coding sequence TTGAAAGAACCGAGAAAAAACCAGGTAGTAAGAACAGGAAAATTTTTATCTTCATTGTTTTTCTTACTACTGACTGCATTGTCAATACGTAGTTTTTTATTTGAGCCATTTCATATACCTTCTGGTTCAATGAAGAGCACTCTGCTCGAAGGGGATTACATTTTTACTAGTAAATATTCGTACGGCTACAGTAAATACTCCTTTCCGTTTTCTCCAAATATCTTTAACGGCAGGATTTTTTATACTCCTCCAAAACGTGGTGATATAATAGTTTTTAAGCCTACACGAAATGATAATATCAGATTTGTTAAGCGAGTAATAGGAACACCAGGCGACAAAGTGCAAATGATAGAGGGAGAATTATATCTAAATGATCAAAAAGTGGAACGAAAGCAAATTGAAAGTTTTTTTGATTATGAGTCAAGCCATAGCATACCAAGGTATATAGAAGCGCTTCCTAATGGCAAGGAACATGAGATTTTGATAGATAACGTTTCTAATAAGCTGTCATATGGTACTCCGGTTTATTATGTACCTAATAATCAATTTTTTGTTATGGGGGACAATAGAAATAATTCTTTGGATAGTAGGTTTCCTGAAGTTGGTTTTATACCAATGGAAAACATAATTGGGCGTGTAAGCATAGTTGGTTTATCGTTTAAATTAGGGAAGGTCGATTGGTTGCCTTTTAACTTCAGAATACCTATTGCCCTCAGATTAGACAGGATATTGCACAAGGTTGCATAA
- a CDS encoding AEC family transporter, with amino-acid sequence MFFTLFLKILPVYITILIGYFAGKYLKIDRNTISQILFYIANPIVILYGVSHIEVNFQIISLPILTWFIGSTMSLSVYYFSSFLFKDNTRNILAFSSGSTSMGYFGLPIAMALFDEDSVSVYVVCYIGMALFENSLGFYIAANGIYTAKECMLKLFRIPSSYAMILGFLLSISGMQIPNFLMDIMVNIRGTFATLGMMLLGVSIAKIASFKVDWKLALITITAKYVLWPLFVLGIVLLDKHFTGIYDENIYKALMLLAVIPVSGSSIMLANILNFQPDKATLLLLISITVGLFYVPLIISLFFAKLVPL; translated from the coding sequence ATGTTCTTTACTCTTTTTCTTAAAATACTACCTGTTTATATTACAATACTTATTGGTTATTTTGCAGGAAAATATCTCAAGATTGACAGAAATACTATATCTCAAATACTCTTTTATATAGCCAATCCAATAGTGATCTTATATGGGGTCTCTCATATAGAGGTCAACTTTCAGATAATCTCTCTACCGATTTTAACATGGTTCATAGGTAGTACTATGTCCTTATCAGTGTATTACTTTTCTTCTTTTTTATTTAAGGACAATACGAGGAACATATTGGCATTTAGCTCAGGCAGCACAAGTATGGGTTATTTTGGTCTACCAATTGCCATGGCTTTATTTGATGAGGATTCAGTATCTGTATACGTTGTCTGTTATATAGGAATGGCACTGTTTGAAAATAGTTTAGGATTCTACATAGCTGCGAATGGCATTTATACTGCAAAAGAGTGCATGCTAAAATTGTTTAGAATTCCTTCATCTTATGCGATGATCCTAGGCTTTCTTTTAAGTATATCCGGTATGCAAATACCTAACTTTTTAATGGATATTATGGTAAATATCAGAGGTACATTTGCTACGCTGGGAATGATGCTACTTGGAGTGAGCATTGCAAAAATTGCAAGCTTTAAAGTAGATTGGAAACTTGCTTTAATCACTATTACAGCAAAATACGTACTCTGGCCATTGTTTGTCTTAGGAATTGTCCTTTTAGATAAACATTTTACAGGTATATACGATGAAAATATATATAAAGCATTAATGTTGCTGGCCGTTATTCCAGTTTCTGGATCAAGCATAATGCTTGCTAATATTCTAAACTTTCAACCAGATAAAGCTACTTTATTACTGCTAATTAGTATTACGGTAGGATTATTTTATGTTCCACTAATAATATCACTATTTTTCGCTAAACTTGTTCCTCTTTAA
- the gatA gene encoding Asp-tRNA(Asn)/Glu-tRNA(Gln) amidotransferase subunit GatA: MNELRKLSIAQMHNGLKQRSFSAVELIEVHINAVENEKLNAFITKTPEIAIKAAKTADERFSQQKDSTISPLMGIPVGVKDLFCTKGVKTTACSKMLENFIPTYESTVSDLLLKSGAAMLGKLNMDEFAMGSANINSYFGPVENVWVRKSDGEKVVPGGSSGGSAASVAGFLCAGALGSDTGGSVRQPAAYCGVVGAKPTYGRCSRFGMIAFASSLDQAGVITRSVSDSALMLETICGYDNKDSTSSERPVPRFSNFINGDIKGRRIGIPKEYRMDGISEEIIYHWEKVSSDLKENGAEVVDITLPHTKYAIPVYYLICSAEASSNLARYDGVRYGLRVNADILEEMYSLTRAEGFGKEVKRRILIGAYALSSGHYNEYYEKAQCIRALIRNDFIKAFEKIDYILVPSAPTEAFGLNEKPDPLIMCINDVFTVPASLAGLPAISVPVGLSNEGLPLALQVIGNYYDEAGMLNVASVIEQNCSRIIKLNS, encoded by the coding sequence ATGAATGAATTGAGGAAGCTAAGTATTGCCCAGATGCATAATGGACTTAAACAGAGAAGTTTTTCTGCTGTTGAACTTATTGAAGTGCATATCAATGCAGTAGAAAATGAGAAACTAAATGCATTCATAACGAAAACTCCGGAAATAGCAATAAAAGCTGCAAAAACTGCGGATGAGCGTTTTTCCCAACAAAAGGATAGTACGATCTCACCGCTCATGGGTATACCAGTTGGTGTTAAAGATTTGTTCTGTACGAAAGGAGTAAAAACGACAGCATGTTCAAAAATGCTAGAAAATTTCATTCCAACTTACGAATCTACGGTATCTGACTTACTTTTAAAAAGTGGAGCAGCCATGCTGGGTAAACTTAACATGGATGAATTTGCTATGGGCTCTGCAAACATAAATAGCTATTTTGGTCCTGTTGAAAATGTATGGGTTAGAAAAAGTGATGGGGAAAAGGTTGTACCTGGTGGATCATCTGGTGGATCTGCAGCATCAGTCGCTGGATTCTTATGTGCTGGAGCACTCGGAAGTGATACTGGTGGATCTGTGCGTCAACCAGCAGCTTATTGTGGTGTAGTTGGAGCAAAACCAACTTATGGAAGATGCTCGCGTTTTGGCATGATCGCATTTGCAAGTTCTTTAGACCAAGCAGGGGTCATTACTCGTTCTGTTTCTGATTCAGCACTAATGTTGGAAACGATTTGTGGTTATGATAACAAAGATTCAACATCTAGTGAAAGACCAGTACCTAGATTTTCTAATTTTATAAATGGTGATATCAAAGGTAGGCGCATTGGTATACCAAAAGAATATAGAATGGATGGAATTTCAGAAGAAATCATCTATCATTGGGAAAAAGTTTCTTCTGATTTAAAAGAAAATGGTGCTGAAGTTGTTGATATTACCTTACCTCATACTAAATATGCAATACCAGTCTATTATTTAATTTGTTCTGCTGAAGCTTCGTCTAATCTTGCTCGTTATGATGGTGTGCGCTATGGACTCAGGGTTAATGCTGATATCCTTGAAGAAATGTATTCACTAACGAGAGCGGAAGGTTTTGGAAAAGAGGTAAAAAGAAGAATCTTAATTGGCGCTTACGCACTCTCTTCTGGTCACTACAATGAATACTATGAAAAAGCGCAATGTATTAGGGCGTTAATTAGAAATGATTTTATAAAAGCGTTTGAAAAAATAGATTATATACTTGTTCCATCTGCTCCAACAGAAGCTTTTGGCTTGAATGAAAAGCCAGACCCACTAATTATGTGCATTAATGATGTCTTTACTGTGCCGGCAAGTTTAGCTGGTCTACCTGCTATCTCTGTTCCTGTTGGACTTTCCAATGAGGGTTTACCGCTTGCTTTACAAGTAATCGGAAACTATTATGATGAAGCTGGAATGTTAAATGTAGCAAGTGTAATAGAGCAAAATTGCAGTAGGATAATCAAGTTGAATAGCTAG